The Kryptolebias marmoratus isolate JLee-2015 linkage group LG1, ASM164957v2, whole genome shotgun sequence sequence tacatcattaaaggttttgttacttgtatttatttttttgtgtataatCTTCTTCAGGCATTCTCACTGGAGCAGCTGAGTGTCTGGGAGCCAGGCGGCGGGTTGCGAGCGTGGCTGGAAGGTGTGGAGCTCTGCGCCGCCCAGTTCTGCGCTCTGGCCCGTCAGGAGAACCACGAACtgacagagctgctgcagaactaCTGGCGCTGCCGCAGACAGCTGAGCCAGTCGCACACGCAGCTGCACACACAGTCGTCTGACTGCAGGAGCACACAGAATCGCCTCTGGAGCTTCAGAGATGAGCAGCTCACACTTCAggtgttttattcttatttatctttgaaacagtaaacaaataaagctttatCGAGCAtttctttgaattattttttttcctacaggGTGTGTGTGCAGACCAGTCTAAGGTGTGTGGGTACCATCGGTTCCAGCAGGCAGAGTTTAGTCAGACTGTTCTGGCCGAGCTGCGGGTTCTGTTTGACAGCTGCAGTGAGCTGCTCCACCAGAAAGTGGTGCTTCATGCCTACACCGCTCTGCTGTCACGCCTGCAGGTGGAATCATACCTGCATCGCCTGCTGAAAGGTGAGACCTTTAGAAAGCTTTCTTGTGTCAGGGTTCCAGTCACAGAGGGGTTTTTCCTGCTATTGTAAAGCAGACCCACAGTAGCTTTCGTTTTTCAGATTACTCTGGCAGCCAGTCCCAGCCTTGCTCTCTTCAACCTCTGAAAGAGGCCATCAGTGTCCTGTTTAGTTTCACACGCAGAGTCCTTGATGACACACAGTTCCAGACGGACATCCATCAGTGGCTGGAGAGACTGGTAAACACAGCTACACCATGTTTCAAACTTCACTAGGCAGTggttgagatttttttattgtttggattCATTTACCTGTTCCCGATCTACCTTCTGCAAGGTGGTCACCTTGTTGCACGTTGGAGGGTCAGAGGAGCACCTTTACCTGCTGTGCCATCTTTTATGCTGTCCTGCTGGGGTGGGAAAGTGGGCTACACCTTTCCTTCAGGTAAAACAGGGACatgtatattatatttttatatattgttgTGTAAACAGTGaacttgagttttatttatttaatttaatctgcGCCAGATTCAGGTGTGGGGGAACAGCGCAGGAGTGCAAGATTTCATGCAAGCCTTAGCCATCCTCATGTCACCTGCCAGGTAAATATAcgagcttcttcagcagctcacATCTGCCGACTGCGAACAATGGCCTTCTGTTTTGCACGAGAATCCCCTCACAGCTCTGGTTCCTTTCAGACACCGTGCAGAGTTTCTGGGTCACATGAAGCCATGTGATAGCCAGACTTCAACAACATCAGGACCCCAGTCTGGTAACTGGACCCTCGTCGATGAAGGTGGAGAGGAGGTACGCGTGTGAGCGGCagctgattattttgttttaaagacaaacaaaatgacttcttcacagtttttaaataaattatgatCTAAATAAGGCAGCTGTGTTATTATGTGAGAGGATTTGAACTGTTCTTTGCCAGCTGTCAAAGGCAGAGGGATCATTTTTCTGCTTGAGTCTGGGTTCAGCTGTCTGtgctgttggcaaaatattttgtaaaccactgaacaaattttaatgaggcttttttaaaagatgGTCATTGGAttgatctacaactgatgaacctttgggctcaacacaattcaagatggccgccacagccagctgaccttagcaaacacaaccagttttacagatatcgagcacaaatctggtgtggtagtagctgagcatcatccccaataCATAGTTTAAGGGCATCTTTGCATCTTAGCATTAATTGTTGAAGTTAACTCTGATTGTCTGTaagcgaaatatctcataaagcactgaacagattttctgCGGacagtaattattggctgtacatctacaagtgattaccttttgaagtgaaaccagttcaagatgtccaccgttatacctcagtgaattttacagatattgtgataaatttggtgtggtagtagttgtgAGTTATTCATAACATATATTTCAAGCATTAACGGATCGTGTCAGAGCTCCCAAAGTATCACAGGAGATTTCAGGTCATtttcaaggcttgaccaaaacgactacaactgtgtcatttctcaaaataagattATCTTGGTCTACAAGTCTGGtataaaaggtggtgggcagtatgcattcctttgaggaataCTAGacctttaaaaactaaaaaacgaAACCCTCACAgtaattttatgaaaaacattttatgctaATGTCTTTGAAACTgtaatcctttttttgttttccttctcttaTTATGATGGGGTTTAATGTGCAGACAGcttgttatttagttgtttaaaaatgtggatggattttgaaaacaaaatgttctaatTTTTGTCCTGAAGCACTGAGTCACACTTAACACTGCTGAGAGACCGAACAcctttgaatttttaaatatcAGTCTGCTTGCTTAAAACCACGACTGCTGCCAGAAATAATGCTGCATATGAACCCGGTGTCCTTTCAAAGTTtctatcatttattttatttagtcaatTATGATTTGATTTTCACAcagtgttatttaaaataaaaactgttcttttCATCTTCCCAATAAAAGAGGAGTTTGAACAAGTGTCAGATAAGTCCACACAGGACTGAAGTTTGACCAGCATTGTCCCGTTGCTTTGCTTTCAGGACGAGGACCCAGAGACCAGCTGGTTGCTGCTCTGTGAGGAAGATCTCATCTCCCTGCTGAACCAGTTCCCCTTCCAGCAGCTTTACTCGCACATGCTGGGGATGAGCAAGCAGGGTAAGTAAGTCCATCTCCGCTGGATGTCTCGTGTTCGTATCGGGCGTGTGGTGGGAGCTGACAGACGGCTCTGTTTCCAGGTGTGTACGAGCCCCAGGCCTGCTCCAGTCAGAAGATGATGCGCGTCTTTGCCTTCGCTTCCTCGCTGATTGAAATCCTCTCCCTGGGTTTGCAAACGTATAACAGAGCACGGTACAGGCAGCTCGTCAAACGAATAGGGCACATCATACGGTCAGTGGCCAACTAACGGGAGCGACATCTGGACCAGACGCAGCAAACACAGCCGGGAAAACTCCAACGTTTCTCTGATCTCCTGTTCCTCAGGATGACGGTGTGCTACGTGAGTGATCACTGGGCCCAGTATGTGAGTGTGACGGATGCTGCTGGATCCGGCTCCCTCGTTCACTCCATGTCTTtggacaaactgcagctggaaTATGATCACCTCTTCCTCAGAGCTGTTTTACATGTTCTCAGAAACAAAAGGTGAGAGAAACTGGCCTCAAGTGTTCATCCTACCTGAAAGGAAtttgcttttgtatttattgtgtcAGTGCTGATTCACACTTTACATACTTTGTGTTACTTTACACattcatcaaaacattcagctcattcattagacttctttagtttctttaaaaaacagtgcTCGCcctcttttagctagccttctgctaaatttagcttttagctagtgttctgcttcttttagcttccaAAAACCCAGTTTAAGCTTCTTCTGCAAAATCCAACAAAGCCGTCCAGCGCTCAGCATTGactctgcattttcacagaaaaagccatttcatttcttttgttcgTTTACTGTTTCTTCCTCGCAGGCTGGGCATTTGGTTGTTCATGTCGGAGATGCCGTATGGGACTCTGTCCAGCTCTATGCTGTGGAAAGTCCTTTATGTGATGCAATGTGTAGAAACAGCAGGATTGGAAACACTCAGCTCTGTTGCAGACACACATTCCTGCATTCAAGCTCTCAGAGGTATCATTATACACATTTAACAAGTGCTAAATATATCCTTTAAACCTCAAATGTCTTTAACAAGCTCATGCTTTGTGTTAATACTCAGTCATGCCAATTCTTTTCTGTAAACTCGAATCTTACTACATTTGTTACTTTAGCtgtatttaagtttaaaaagtatCTTAAAAAATCTGCACTTTGCCTCAGTTTGATGTTGTCGTCTTTGTTTCCCGTGGCCGTTAACAGACCCAAATCACCAGGAGAGGTTTGAGCGATGGCTGTGTGAGGTGAACAGCTCCGATGGCATCTCCCTCCTCACTGCGCTCGCTCACATGGCCACACCCACTCAGCAGTTTGACCCCGCCTTCATCACAACCATCACTCTGCTGATTTATCAGGTAGGGGAAAGAGCTTCAAAAAGAGATACCAGAAGTATGACTGTGTATGTTCACACGCAGTGAGCATTTCCTCCATTATCATTTTGTCTACATGACAGTTTGTAGCTGCTGtacactgtttcttttttttttttgagaaactaCTTTGGTTAAAGATGATCACTTCTTGTCCAATGCAAATCTTGTTTGACCTCTTATTTCCTGGTTTGCCCAGGTGTCTTATGTCAGTGTGTCTACCAGAGAAACTTACTCCAAGGTGGGGAGGGAGTTGCTGGCTGTCATAGCTTCAGCCCATCCCCACGTTATCTCCGTGCTCCTGGGGAGACTGAGAGAGACGATACAGACTGTCGGAATGGTTagagcctcttttttttaaaacttcaagtAGAGTCGAATCATTATTTGTGAAACTGGttgaagttttaattttgtgtggTTTAGATGGCTCTGTACTTGTGTAAAGAGCTGCCTCTGAGTTTGTGGAAGCCGCAGCGGGAGGAAATATCTGTGATCGGAGCCTGGCTGATCCAGCATCCTCTGTCTGCGGTGGAGAACCGGTTGGCTTGTGTTATCCTGGAGGGTCTCAACTGGGGTTACACACAGGTACTCATGGGTGCAGTGAATTGGTTCAGAACGTGACTGTGAGTTCTAGTATCTAACCTGTTCTGTTTTGCAGGACGGGTCTTTGGCGCTGCCCTCTGTCCTCCACAGTGAGGTGGCTCTGCTGGTGGCTGAAGCCTATCAGAAGTATCTCACAGATAAACCCTACAGTGGCCTCATATCAGAAGGAATCAAACAGGTGACACATTGTCACTTCTCAGATTGACTCTCACCTTCagtgttcatgttcatgttctgcACTGTTTTCTCCCTCCAGGTGTCCTACCTTGCCAGCGTTCTGCGTTTGGGCGTATCTCCTGAAGCATCCTTCAGTCAGTGGGCgtggcagctgctgctgcggctgaAGCTCCACGGGAATGCCCAGAACCCCAAAGGATCCTGGGCAGTGCCTGCTTTGGCGTCCAACCCACCTCCAGAACTTACACATGCTCCCAGCATGCACTCTGTTCTCAGGGCCGTAAAAGCAGGCCTCCCGATTGGATGCTACCTGTCACTTGCCATGACAGTAGTGGGACACAGGTTTGTTCTTGCATGCAATCTAAATATTTCTGTGAAATTTTCCTTTATAGTAAAAACTAGAGAAAAAGAGTcttgagtgctgaatgactgctgaaagctaaaacaagcagactAGAAGCTACAattaacaaaacactagctaaaagctaaaattagcagaactcttggtaaaaactaaaattcagaaaatggtagctaaaacctaaaatcagtTTAAGGGTGGCTTAAAGCTAAACTAAGCAAATCTTCAGCATAAGAAGAAAGAGcaagtagatttcagagaacaatgtttctgaagaaactgaagagagcTCCATGTGTTTCCTTGAGGAGATTTTaggtaaataaagtttaatatttcaaaaagtataaaaattacagaTACTAAAAGTCATACCTCACTATTCCTGATCAAACTTTTTGAtacatgaatgaataaaaaagcacaagagtatgcagaagtaatttgatttcaaaaaacaaatggaggaaactataaacagaaaatcaactaatgttttctttttatctacAGACTGGAAAACTTTTGTACTGATGGAGTCGAATTGTTAAAAAGTTTGATTCAGTCCCGCTACCTGAGAGCGGCCGTACATCTGCTGGATAACATCCTACCTCCCACCTACCCTCTGAGCTTTTACCTGCTCAACAACTCTCAGTAAGGCCGAAAATGATCTGGCGTGTAGCACATAGAAGCTGCACTTACAGGATCTCCTGAACTAACCACACGGATCATGTCCTGTCTGTGTTAACGGCAGGTTTGTAAGCTGCATCCAGCTGTTCCTGCAGTACGACAGTGTTTGTCCTCAAGGCGTGACACAGCAGGTCACGCATCGAGTCGCACCACTTCTAACAGGAACCACTTACGGAGACAACGTCCGTCTGCTGAACAGTGTCATTCAGGTACATCAGAACAACTTAGATCATACATAGCAAATTTTAGGTCATAGGCCTATATTCAACGGAGGAAAATTGTAAGAATTTGATAAATATTAGGTACTCTAAAGGAAATGCAGAGACCAGTTATAACATAATAATTTCTTCAGCTTTATAAGAAAAGTAATAAAGAAGTggttaaaacttttaaaaggaagaaaaattaaaggtttttaagaTGTCGTTTATTTTTCAGAGTCACGTTGTAGAAAGCTCTCGACCTGGTCGTGTCGGAGCTGCTGCAGTGCTGGAGTTCTGGGTGGGAATTCTGACTCAGCAGAACTTGTGGTATCGAGACAAAACGGTCCTGTTCCTCATGGATCAGATCTGCTGCGCTGCCTTCACTCACCACCAGGAGGAATGTGTGCAGAAGCTCCTCTACCAGCAGCATAAGGTATTTACTGTGTTTGGTGTTGCATAATTTAAGGGCTCTCGTCCGACGCAGGTCCAGAATTTAACACCATATACTGCCTGTAGCAGAAATCTGGTCCCAAACAATTACACCAGTAAGCTTtcaattgtttctgttttaatactTCGTGCCAGAATGCCTTGGGTTACCATGGAGATCGGGGTCTGCTCTCCTCTCTGGTTGGCTGGATTGCTGGGAATGTCACACCATCCTTCATCGAGGGCCAATCCCTGAGTGGAGAAGTAAGATATCCTGAAGGAACAATATGCAATAAGTGCTATTCATCGTATTAGTTTATGTGATGCAGAGTGCAGAAACGGCCCGCAGGTTTCGGTCCTGACATCCCTGCTATTGACTGTAGGTTTGGTTTGTCTGGTTGGTGCTGAATATGGAGGGGCTGTTTGAGGAAGAGTCTCAGCTGAGACGCTGTGTCGAGCATGAGCTCCTGTCAGAGTCCAACATCTCCCCAGATCAAGCCTTAAAGGTAACCTTAAACCAAAGTGTTCTGGcgttttttaaacacatttaaagacaactttatgacagtaaataaatataaaaacagactgCTTTCATTTCCACAGTCCAAATGTATGACAGTACGAGTTTAgaaatttattgtcatttagaTGAcagagtgtttctgtgtgtgatcCAGAGGGCACAACAGAGGCTGAAGCTGCCAGTGGCCCCCTCTCTGCAGCGGCTGCAGGTGTACCGCTGGGCGTGTCAGGCCCTAGCCACCCCACCTGaccaccccctcctccccctcgtCTGGCAGAAGTTCCTGCAGCTCTACCTCAGGCAGCCCGGGCCTGAGTACGGGTAAGAGACACGCTCATGTATCAAAATCCCCAGCCAGagaaactgaaaggaaaaacaaaaatgtatctGCCTATGTGTCGCCCCCGGCAGGCTGGCTGCGGGGGGGTGCATCGGAAAAAGGTTCTTCCAGGCTTCTTCTTATGCCGCTTTGCTTAAAGATCTGAGGCAGAGAATACAAGAGGTGTCTGACTTCCACCATGCCGCCAGCCAGGCCCTCAGGGTGCCCCCGCTAAACACGCCTTCATCAGACACCCAGGGGGAGGAAACCCCCGGTAATGCCCAACCACTTTACCTCACTTCTCCTCAGCTCCACTCAGAACTGGTCAGGTAGGTTCCTGATGCAGAATAAGtgcataaacaaacattttcccagTTATTTTGTAGTGTTTGtatggtttgttttattcaagctCTCTGGTTGTTTGCCTGCAGGTTGTTTGGTGTGTTTGCCTTGTGGATGGATGATGGGACTCTGCAGAAGCAGGAAGTGTTCCTTCCCACTCTTCCACCTGAGTATGAAGCTCACAGACTGGCACAGGTCATGCAGCGACAACAGGTCAGtgagttttgtgtgtgtgtttggggagTGGGGGGGTCTTacgcagttttaaaaaaatgttccttaTAGTAACGCATTTCTCATACATGTTACTGTGTcgtgttgttttgttgcaggaACTTTGGCTAGAATATATAGACCAGGAGCGTCTGCAGTACGATGAGAGGGAGGTTTTGTCTCTGTGGGAGAAGGTGCAGAGTGAGCCGACGTTCCTGCAGCCTCAAAGTCCAGGCTTCACAGACTACACCAGCCTCAACAACGGTGCGGACCACAAGTTATTGCTCTATATATATACCTGCGATGGTGACGTTTCTATGAGCAAAACTTTACCCGTAGTCATTAGATTTGTTTAAGTCGGATTTCTGTCTTTCTCTATATTCAGCGAAAGAGCGCATCCTGTCCAATCTGCAGAAGCATCCGGTTCCTCTTCAAGCTCCTGAGCTCCAGGAGCAGAAGGCTCCGGTGGCCGACGTTCCCGCCGCCTGTCTCTCTgactttaaagctgctgctaaACTCATACAGCAGGACCTCAGCATTTTGCAAGATCAGGCCAGGTACGTAGAGATAATTTTCATAGCATCAGTGATTAGAAGTGTACCCTAAAAAGCACGAGTTCTTTCTATAATACTTCATCTTTGTGTTAGGACTGCTGTTGCACGTGAAGCCCAGCAGGTGGCGATGGAGCAGGAGCTTCTCGAGGGCCTTCCTTTGCTTTTTAAGAACCAGCCAGAGCAAATAAGCATGAACCTGGAGTGTAAAGGGAAGGGAGGACAGCCTTGTCAAGGACCAGCGAACATCACCGTCACAGTGCGACCGCTCACACTGTATCAGAGTTGACAATTTGACAAACTGTTTTACCGTTTTGATTTG is a genomic window containing:
- the epg5 gene encoding ectopic P granules protein 5 homolog isoform X1, yielding MEAVRTKKSKTKSSGKSQQVRKQKQADEDKRPAAPSALCDDASSSGFTEIPLSLPPSPPPQETQEEQENPVQSSDAAAQPAEPPAETQQTSSAPTTHTLDLTTTLQSGLNLSAVTPKETVHQTESGKDAEDGGVEVQGVAPKAEQRTTEPEKDLKMWNQPVVAEFDNLSAPALYPSLPKLEEGSVIQLCEEAAKICGREPAVLALPEQESSPLTLQPLKSVAELSRSKLYPELPKTAPEMQAFSLEQLSVWEPGGGLRAWLEGVELCAAQFCALARQENHELTELLQNYWRCRRQLSQSHTQLHTQSSDCRSTQNRLWSFRDEQLTLQGVCADQSKVCGYHRFQQAEFSQTVLAELRVLFDSCSELLHQKVVLHAYTALLSRLQVESYLHRLLKDYSGSQSQPCSLQPLKEAISVLFSFTRRVLDDTQFQTDIHQWLERLVVTLLHVGGSEEHLYLLCHLLCCPAGVGKWATPFLQIQVWGNSAGVQDFMQALAILMSPARHRAEFLGHMKPCDSQTSTTSGPQSGNWTLVDEGGEEDEDPETSWLLLCEEDLISLLNQFPFQQLYSHMLGMSKQGVYEPQACSSQKMMRVFAFASSLIEILSLGLQTYNRARYRQLVKRIGHIIRMTVCYVSDHWAQYVSVTDAAGSGSLVHSMSLDKLQLEYDHLFLRAVLHVLRNKRLGIWLFMSEMPYGTLSSSMLWKVLYVMQCVETAGLETLSSVADTHSCIQALRDPNHQERFERWLCEVNSSDGISLLTALAHMATPTQQFDPAFITTITLLIYQVSYVSVSTRETYSKVGRELLAVIASAHPHVISVLLGRLRETIQTVGMMALYLCKELPLSLWKPQREEISVIGAWLIQHPLSAVENRLACVILEGLNWGYTQDGSLALPSVLHSEVALLVAEAYQKYLTDKPYSGLISEGIKQVSYLASVLRLGVSPEASFSQWAWQLLLRLKLHGNAQNPKGSWAVPALASNPPPELTHAPSMHSVLRAVKAGLPIGCYLSLAMTVVGHRLENFCTDGVELLKSLIQSRYLRAAVHLLDNILPPTYPLSFYLLNNSQFVSCIQLFLQYDSVCPQGVTQQVTHRVAPLLTGTTYGDNVRLLNSVIQSHVVESSRPGRVGAAAVLEFWVGILTQQNLWYRDKTVLFLMDQICCAAFTHHQEECVQKLLYQQHKNALGYHGDRGLLSSLVGWIAGNVTPSFIEGQSLSGEVWFVWLVLNMEGLFEEESQLRRCVEHELLSESNISPDQALKRAQQRLKLPVAPSLQRLQVYRWACQALATPPDHPLLPLVWQKFLQLYLRQPGPEYGLAAGGCIGKRFFQASSYAALLKDLRQRIQEVSDFHHAASQALRVPPLNTPSSDTQGEETPGNAQPLYLTSPQLHSELVRLFGVFALWMDDGTLQKQEVFLPTLPPEYEAHRLAQVMQRQQELWLEYIDQERLQYDEREVLSLWEKVQSEPTFLQPQSPGFTDYTSLNNAKERILSNLQKHPVPLQAPELQEQKAPVADVPAACLSDFKAAAKLIQQDLSILQDQARTAVAREAQQVAMEQELLEGLPLLFKNQPEQISMNLECKGKGGQPCQGPANITVTFERVQRQEAVHNQITSLRRDIKKLQTDSMAPPPQSLAQAAVRTENFITALVNIFKAQKSPAVQQVGVSAFYQVVSFVCEDTLRHPPTRQYLSSCVEILGQVFIQENAEECGRVLKAILEQRLLCPLISPFFTPNAAPDQFVFLYQDVVTSLHLDTADVIFMLLTKFDLSHWLNEAHPVFSERTRLLELVHGALCVCGRDPEPEFLTPFHLFTKHWTLLLCHHFPDHYSDCLRLLMTSSSNQMLSPECWRVTLRVLGCLPPSRSAKSKTEPSFSSTVGPSVSPYRHPISLSPQQVDETVDWLSNYFLRSRLSKPDLRSFGLFSAWIPYISHVVTFWEHLIGCIISVQVSSCARETVGSSRTMKALQGLYSKLGKLFKPWIFPLDSGEGGNIKCYPWLETDASAAGNLVGLYVQLTDALHHKFRDRLLPGQRGALWLCLMQYCESCTSPRTPEYLLYLYHTHLRSLPWRHLHPDTQLMEQFFNVERGSPKSCFLFMGELMCEVNWISVLSDHLQTPPSSTTYPALTNVATQKESHTMLVYLLYMLVFLAKEEQLLNKPDPPLLSLLVQSTSLPWHQLDLSSYQGILGYVSTHYPPSLLLSSDSAPQLLLKLLRSTAGLHPHPNEDPHKEETLKAGGYVCWCVQSLVTLEQGGGIILGSLEAQLETLLESVVTFNPPEAGLEQRHMAFCSLFSDALALLNGVGVSTGEALAAHVITWLDRKGRGFPILPLLTACSRCLASVRHMTRIMEACITAHFSHAEEEPIGWGPVLASLQVPELTMDDFLSESQSGGSFLTLYAFILQRLNTECTQANDRRILALITTWTTQVFPSGPGDEAKLFLWWHKALNLYVEQLQPQAGHTEVSGVVMGLMSLQSRLLQLGEERQNSGLLGAIGLGKRSPVSNRFRVVVRSLATFLSIQMPETELRLQPTPDLQLSPKAQQMLGMLEAMSSNKQYAELEEPLNKAVQFIRYPGHCLKDGPRLLALLVNLLYSDLRYLHIIR
- the epg5 gene encoding ectopic P granules protein 5 homolog isoform X2, which codes for MEAVRTKKSKTKSSGKSQVRKQKQADEDKRPAAPSALCDDASSSGFTEIPLSLPPSPPPQETQEEQENPVQSSDAAAQPAEPPAETQQTSSAPTTHTLDLTTTLQSGLNLSAVTPKETVHQTESGKDAEDGGVEVQGVAPKAEQRTTEPEKDLKMWNQPVVAEFDNLSAPALYPSLPKLEEGSVIQLCEEAAKICGREPAVLALPEQESSPLTLQPLKSVAELSRSKLYPELPKTAPEMQAFSLEQLSVWEPGGGLRAWLEGVELCAAQFCALARQENHELTELLQNYWRCRRQLSQSHTQLHTQSSDCRSTQNRLWSFRDEQLTLQGVCADQSKVCGYHRFQQAEFSQTVLAELRVLFDSCSELLHQKVVLHAYTALLSRLQVESYLHRLLKDYSGSQSQPCSLQPLKEAISVLFSFTRRVLDDTQFQTDIHQWLERLVVTLLHVGGSEEHLYLLCHLLCCPAGVGKWATPFLQIQVWGNSAGVQDFMQALAILMSPARHRAEFLGHMKPCDSQTSTTSGPQSGNWTLVDEGGEEDEDPETSWLLLCEEDLISLLNQFPFQQLYSHMLGMSKQGVYEPQACSSQKMMRVFAFASSLIEILSLGLQTYNRARYRQLVKRIGHIIRMTVCYVSDHWAQYVSVTDAAGSGSLVHSMSLDKLQLEYDHLFLRAVLHVLRNKRLGIWLFMSEMPYGTLSSSMLWKVLYVMQCVETAGLETLSSVADTHSCIQALRDPNHQERFERWLCEVNSSDGISLLTALAHMATPTQQFDPAFITTITLLIYQVSYVSVSTRETYSKVGRELLAVIASAHPHVISVLLGRLRETIQTVGMMALYLCKELPLSLWKPQREEISVIGAWLIQHPLSAVENRLACVILEGLNWGYTQDGSLALPSVLHSEVALLVAEAYQKYLTDKPYSGLISEGIKQVSYLASVLRLGVSPEASFSQWAWQLLLRLKLHGNAQNPKGSWAVPALASNPPPELTHAPSMHSVLRAVKAGLPIGCYLSLAMTVVGHRLENFCTDGVELLKSLIQSRYLRAAVHLLDNILPPTYPLSFYLLNNSQFVSCIQLFLQYDSVCPQGVTQQVTHRVAPLLTGTTYGDNVRLLNSVIQSHVVESSRPGRVGAAAVLEFWVGILTQQNLWYRDKTVLFLMDQICCAAFTHHQEECVQKLLYQQHKNALGYHGDRGLLSSLVGWIAGNVTPSFIEGQSLSGEVWFVWLVLNMEGLFEEESQLRRCVEHELLSESNISPDQALKRAQQRLKLPVAPSLQRLQVYRWACQALATPPDHPLLPLVWQKFLQLYLRQPGPEYGLAAGGCIGKRFFQASSYAALLKDLRQRIQEVSDFHHAASQALRVPPLNTPSSDTQGEETPGNAQPLYLTSPQLHSELVRLFGVFALWMDDGTLQKQEVFLPTLPPEYEAHRLAQVMQRQQELWLEYIDQERLQYDEREVLSLWEKVQSEPTFLQPQSPGFTDYTSLNNAKERILSNLQKHPVPLQAPELQEQKAPVADVPAACLSDFKAAAKLIQQDLSILQDQARTAVAREAQQVAMEQELLEGLPLLFKNQPEQISMNLECKGKGGQPCQGPANITVTFERVQRQEAVHNQITSLRRDIKKLQTDSMAPPPQSLAQAAVRTENFITALVNIFKAQKSPAVQQVGVSAFYQVVSFVCEDTLRHPPTRQYLSSCVEILGQVFIQENAEECGRVLKAILEQRLLCPLISPFFTPNAAPDQFVFLYQDVVTSLHLDTADVIFMLLTKFDLSHWLNEAHPVFSERTRLLELVHGALCVCGRDPEPEFLTPFHLFTKHWTLLLCHHFPDHYSDCLRLLMTSSSNQMLSPECWRVTLRVLGCLPPSRSAKSKTEPSFSSTVGPSVSPYRHPISLSPQQVDETVDWLSNYFLRSRLSKPDLRSFGLFSAWIPYISHVVTFWEHLIGCIISVQVSSCARETVGSSRTMKALQGLYSKLGKLFKPWIFPLDSGEGGNIKCYPWLETDASAAGNLVGLYVQLTDALHHKFRDRLLPGQRGALWLCLMQYCESCTSPRTPEYLLYLYHTHLRSLPWRHLHPDTQLMEQFFNVERGSPKSCFLFMGELMCEVNWISVLSDHLQTPPSSTTYPALTNVATQKESHTMLVYLLYMLVFLAKEEQLLNKPDPPLLSLLVQSTSLPWHQLDLSSYQGILGYVSTHYPPSLLLSSDSAPQLLLKLLRSTAGLHPHPNEDPHKEETLKAGGYVCWCVQSLVTLEQGGGIILGSLEAQLETLLESVVTFNPPEAGLEQRHMAFCSLFSDALALLNGVGVSTGEALAAHVITWLDRKGRGFPILPLLTACSRCLASVRHMTRIMEACITAHFSHAEEEPIGWGPVLASLQVPELTMDDFLSESQSGGSFLTLYAFILQRLNTECTQANDRRILALITTWTTQVFPSGPGDEAKLFLWWHKALNLYVEQLQPQAGHTEVSGVVMGLMSLQSRLLQLGEERQNSGLLGAIGLGKRSPVSNRFRVVVRSLATFLSIQMPETELRLQPTPDLQLSPKAQQMLGMLEAMSSNKQYAELEEPLNKAVQFIRYPGHCLKDGPRLLALLVNLLYSDLRYLHIIR